Proteins from one Fervidicoccaceae archaeon genomic window:
- the csa3 gene encoding CRISPR-associated CARF protein Csa3 has translation MERCFIINIGFHSDVGLRRISDSYVKKGEKIIIISGPENPTSLKAIEEFKHFASKLGLDNNLVTTIHMNFDRPWESIVKLTEVIKKECGDRHLILELGGGMRGASVLVLLSALASGQKFSIESAIEGSPETLRIPYGFIDFIINRFGTKDGEILEAILESPRASYKEIAAKLHIGEKTVINRISRLRKIGLVEKRGRGYPALTPWGEAAARLNMLPESSEIE, from the coding sequence ATGGAGAGATGCTTTATCATAAACATAGGCTTTCATTCAGATGTGGGGCTCAGGCGCATAAGTGACAGCTATGTGAAAAAAGGGGAAAAAATTATAATTATTAGTGGTCCTGAAAATCCTACATCGCTTAAGGCCATAGAAGAGTTCAAACATTTTGCTAGCAAGCTTGGTCTTGACAACAATCTCGTGACGACAATTCATATGAACTTTGACAGACCATGGGAAAGCATAGTGAAGCTCACAGAGGTAATTAAGAAGGAATGTGGGGACAGACATCTAATACTTGAGCTTGGAGGAGGGATGAGAGGCGCATCGGTTCTCGTTCTTCTTTCTGCTTTGGCATCTGGGCAAAAGTTCAGCATCGAGAGCGCCATAGAAGGCAGTCCAGAAACTCTTCGAATACCATATGGTTTTATAGACTTTATAATAAACAGATTCGGTACAAAGGATGGAGAGATCCTAGAGGCAATTCTTGAGTCTCCTAGGGCATCATACAAGGAAATTGCTGCTAAGCTGCACATTGGGGAGAAAACAGTTATCAATAGGATTTCCAGATTGAGAAAGATCGGCCTCGTTGAGAAGAGGGGAAGGGGATACCCAGCCCTAACACCTTGGGGTGAGGCAGCAGCTCGGCTGAACATGCTTCCTGAGAGCAGTGAAATCGAATAG
- a CDS encoding UbiX family flavin prenyltransferase, whose product MNSVTIGITGASGIVYGIRTLEELLASGMNVSVIYTSSAEKVAEYEIGRDLKDILEDLSKRSTGKMKVYRDRDLDAPIASSSNMDEAVIVVPCSMKTLAQIAYGISNNLIVRTSLNALRMKRPLVLVPRETPLGYVELRAMLRVSEAGAIVLPAMPAFYIRPKSIDDMVNFIVGKVFDTLGLKHSLYRRWEGKSDKEGRF is encoded by the coding sequence ATGAATTCTGTAACCATTGGAATAACAGGGGCCAGCGGAATAGTATATGGAATAAGGACTTTGGAAGAGCTTCTTGCCTCTGGAATGAATGTCTCTGTTATCTACACCAGCAGTGCTGAGAAAGTGGCTGAGTACGAGATAGGCAGGGATCTGAAGGATATCCTGGAAGATCTATCGAAACGAAGCACTGGAAAAATGAAAGTTTACAGGGATAGAGATCTGGATGCTCCAATAGCGAGCTCCAGCAATATGGACGAAGCAGTTATAGTTGTTCCCTGCAGCATGAAGACCCTTGCTCAGATAGCATATGGCATTTCCAATAACTTGATCGTCAGAACCTCATTGAACGCGTTGAGAATGAAGAGACCCCTCGTTCTGGTTCCGAGGGAAACCCCGCTTGGCTATGTGGAGCTGAGAGCCATGCTCAGAGTCAGCGAGGCAGGAGCTATTGTTCTTCCAGCAATGCCTGCTTTCTATATAAGGCCAAAGAGCATAGATGACATGGTGAACTTCATTGTTGGAAAAGTCTTCGACACTCTCGGACTGAAGCACTCTCTCTACAGAAGGTGGGAAGGAAAAAGCGATAAGGAGGGGAGGTTCTGA
- a CDS encoding ABC transporter ATP-binding protein yields the protein MPESALSFEGVRKTFSKKIALNGVSFFVGRGEIVALLGPNGSGKTTSLRIAAGLLSPDEGRALVFGRPAGSDEARRMVAYLPEDAGLYERLSGWENLLFYAMMFFGRGEKALKIAEEGAKLAGLGEDLNRPTGVMSKGMRRRIALARTLMLKTPLVLLDEPTSGLDVFSAVEVRRVIKEHAERTGISVLMSSHNMLEVERLCDRVVLMHGGKVIADGRPRDIVEMQGVGDLEEAFVKILEKGK from the coding sequence ATGCCTGAGAGCGCCCTCAGCTTCGAGGGTGTTAGAAAGACCTTCTCCAAGAAAATTGCTCTCAATGGCGTTAGCTTCTTCGTTGGAAGGGGAGAAATTGTTGCTCTTCTTGGTCCAAACGGCTCTGGAAAAACCACGAGCCTGAGAATAGCTGCTGGTCTCCTTTCTCCAGATGAGGGGAGGGCATTGGTATTTGGAAGACCTGCGGGAAGTGATGAGGCGAGGAGGATGGTTGCCTATCTTCCTGAGGATGCCGGCCTGTACGAGAGGCTTAGTGGGTGGGAGAACCTACTCTTCTATGCAATGATGTTCTTTGGAAGAGGAGAAAAGGCTCTAAAGATTGCGGAGGAAGGGGCCAAGCTTGCAGGCCTCGGAGAAGATTTGAATAGACCAACTGGGGTGATGAGCAAGGGTATGAGGAGAAGAATCGCCCTTGCCAGGACCTTAATGCTCAAAACTCCCCTCGTTTTGCTGGATGAACCCACGAGCGGCTTGGACGTCTTTTCAGCAGTTGAGGTTAGGAGGGTAATTAAGGAACATGCAGAGAGGACGGGGATCTCAGTTCTAATGAGCAGTCACAACATGCTGGAGGTGGAGAGGCTCTGCGATAGAGTTGTTCTCATGCATGGAGGAAAGGTGATTGCTGATGGGAGGCCAAGGGATATCGTGGAAATGCAGGGTGTAGGAGATCTTGAGGAGGCTTTCGTAAAAATTCTTGAAAAAGGGAAGTGA
- a CDS encoding LSm family protein, which produces MSDTAQKILSNSVGQIVLVKLKGNKEVRGKLKSYDHHLNIVLEDAEELYPDGQPRKLGTVIIRGDNVIIVSPASGL; this is translated from the coding sequence ATGAGTGATACTGCCCAAAAAATACTGTCGAACTCTGTAGGACAGATCGTGCTTGTTAAGCTGAAGGGAAATAAAGAGGTTAGGGGGAAGCTGAAAAGCTACGATCATCATCTGAATATAGTGCTCGAGGATGCGGAGGAGCTGTACCCGGATGGCCAGCCAAGGAAGCTTGGAACCGTGATAATAAGAGGAGATAATGTAATAATTGTCTCTCCTGCTTCAGGCCTGTGA
- the sfsA gene encoding DNA/RNA nuclease SfsA: MLLSFEEVKHCTVLERLSRFSVTVSMDGKFFTAWLSNSGRLKDLVFPGAESLCLKTSGEKTRARILASFGRSGRGAVLVDTKVQERAFEAALSMELIPFLKGCRIDRRGAKVGRSLLDYEIECREGRMFVELKSAAAERGEGSACYPDAPSIRGRRHVDEMIEIVKNGGRAAIVFIAPFDWAKEFRPCWEIDGEMGKKLLMAESSGILIRALSMGIRLVEEKRAAEIFISSPSIPVRLG, translated from the coding sequence GTGCTACTGAGCTTTGAAGAAGTGAAGCACTGCACTGTATTAGAGAGACTGAGCAGATTCTCGGTCACAGTTTCAATGGATGGGAAGTTTTTCACTGCTTGGTTAAGCAACAGTGGAAGGCTGAAGGATCTCGTGTTCCCAGGAGCGGAGTCTCTTTGCTTGAAAACATCTGGAGAAAAAACTAGAGCAAGGATCCTGGCATCGTTTGGGAGGTCTGGAAGGGGTGCAGTATTAGTTGATACGAAAGTGCAGGAAAGAGCGTTCGAGGCTGCTCTATCTATGGAACTCATCCCCTTTCTGAAGGGATGCAGGATAGATAGAAGGGGGGCAAAGGTTGGAAGATCTTTGCTCGACTATGAGATTGAGTGCAGGGAAGGGAGGATGTTTGTGGAGCTCAAGAGCGCTGCCGCTGAAAGAGGAGAAGGTTCTGCATGCTATCCAGATGCTCCAAGCATTAGAGGGAGAAGACATGTAGATGAAATGATCGAAATTGTAAAAAATGGAGGGAGGGCTGCTATAGTTTTTATTGCCCCTTTTGATTGGGCCAAGGAGTTCAGGCCATGCTGGGAGATCGATGGGGAAATGGGAAAGAAATTGCTGATGGCCGAGAGCTCCGGGATCTTGATAAGAGCCCTTTCCATGGGTATCAGATTAGTTGAAGAGAAGAGAGCTGCGGAGATATTTATTTCCTCGCCCTCTATTCCTGTTAGGCTTGGCTAA
- a CDS encoding radical SAM protein encodes MENRWLRTRIALVSANRSGGAYEQSFGVNFPPLAAASLAAVAHEQGYEAKLFDASPLHIGNSHLASLILEYDPDISAFIVNSSSSAGSSAEVARMIKKSGQIIVAGGHHATFAYPSLLKKGFDVVFLGEGEISFSRFLSRIKRGEEWRDLVGIAFLDGGKPVATGKAPMVERLDELPMPKFEIFNRDNYKMGIFDPDGSVITIETSRGCPYNCEYCSVTRMWGAKWRLKSFSRVIEELKKVRELGYRWVFFVDDNFIIPLKRAVEEKIRLLQEMIKTGLNSLHYIVQLRADFVAKNNWLPKMLKEAGVKVAFLGIESGDMETLARMRKNLSLDLSTRAVSMLSHSGIIVHGGFILGAPHEGYAAIKRTIDFATSLINYGLDSAQFSIYTPLPGTESFEKALINGDLLTLDWDLYDILHPVMRTKLSPPILFFIQRFAQYYFFLRKGIWSLARGRLFSEPKTEKDKLLHAGTKFLFKNIPRNILGLLALPLSSFTLFLKLRRGMSREEKEELKDIAQAETVLSPTFAVFIKRKKAYSLSGRENDGSRAWRRKRD; translated from the coding sequence ATGGAAAATAGGTGGCTCCGAACGAGAATTGCGCTTGTCTCTGCAAATAGAAGCGGAGGAGCTTATGAACAATCATTTGGAGTTAACTTTCCTCCACTGGCAGCAGCTAGCTTGGCTGCAGTAGCACATGAGCAGGGATATGAAGCTAAGCTGTTTGATGCCTCACCCCTTCACATAGGCAACAGCCATCTTGCTTCTCTGATACTCGAATATGATCCCGACATATCCGCGTTCATAGTAAACTCATCGAGCTCGGCAGGGTCGAGCGCTGAGGTAGCTCGGATGATCAAGAAGAGCGGTCAAATTATAGTTGCTGGAGGTCATCATGCCACCTTCGCATATCCTTCCCTCCTTAAAAAAGGATTCGATGTTGTTTTTCTGGGAGAGGGCGAAATCTCATTCTCCCGCTTCCTTTCTAGAATAAAGAGAGGTGAGGAGTGGAGAGATTTAGTTGGGATAGCATTTCTCGATGGAGGAAAGCCTGTAGCTACAGGAAAGGCACCAATGGTTGAGAGACTAGACGAGCTTCCCATGCCAAAATTCGAAATATTCAACAGGGATAACTACAAAATGGGTATATTCGATCCAGATGGGAGCGTCATAACAATTGAGACATCAAGAGGATGTCCCTACAATTGCGAGTACTGCTCGGTAACGAGGATGTGGGGAGCCAAGTGGAGGCTGAAGAGCTTCTCGAGGGTTATAGAAGAGCTGAAGAAGGTCAGGGAGCTTGGCTATAGATGGGTCTTTTTTGTCGATGACAACTTCATAATTCCTCTCAAAAGAGCAGTCGAGGAGAAGATAAGGCTCCTTCAGGAGATGATAAAGACCGGGCTTAACTCGCTTCACTATATAGTTCAGCTTAGGGCAGACTTCGTTGCCAAGAACAATTGGCTTCCGAAAATGCTCAAGGAAGCTGGAGTCAAGGTTGCATTTCTAGGCATTGAGTCTGGAGACATGGAAACTCTAGCTCGGATGAGGAAGAACCTCTCTCTGGATCTCTCCACAAGAGCCGTCAGCATGCTTTCTCACTCTGGTATAATTGTTCATGGAGGCTTTATCCTTGGAGCACCGCATGAGGGATATGCTGCGATAAAAAGGACAATAGACTTCGCTACCTCACTCATTAACTATGGACTCGACTCAGCACAATTTTCAATATACACTCCCCTTCCTGGCACAGAATCATTTGAAAAAGCTCTGATAAACGGTGATCTGCTAACACTGGATTGGGATCTCTATGACATCCTCCACCCAGTAATGCGCACCAAACTATCTCCCCCCATCCTCTTCTTCATTCAGAGGTTTGCCCAGTACTACTTCTTTCTAAGAAAAGGAATATGGAGCCTAGCAAGAGGAAGGCTCTTCTCTGAGCCAAAAACAGAAAAGGATAAGCTGCTTCATGCTGGAACGAAATTTTTATTCAAGAACATCCCAAGGAACATCTTGGGCCTTCTAGCCCTTCCGCTATCATCTTTTACCCTATTCTTGAAGCTCAGAAGAGGGATGAGCAGAGAGGAAAAGGAGGAGCTCAAGGACATTGCTCAAGCAGAAACTGTTCTCTCCCCAACATTTGCTGTGTTCATAAAGAGGAAAAAGGCATATAGCCTAAGTGGGCGAGAAAATGATGGTAGCAGAGCATGGAGAAGAAAGAGGGACTGA
- a CDS encoding RibD family protein codes for MQIRISMAMTADGKTADEEGEWYPLCPYERERLYAHMRWADAIVIGAETVMNTDISFMPPGSRGRPLRAIIDPSLRTDPSRKIYSSKRGPLIVMAEKGALEEKKEKASLLREIGAEVVAMEERDGRISARDVVALLESRGLEKILVLGGGKTNYHFFREGLVDEYYITIVPRILGGSKYSPVSGEGFRFPGIELKLVEHKICECGNEIVLKYVLARRL; via the coding sequence GTGCAAATACGCATATCCATGGCCATGACAGCAGATGGAAAAACAGCAGATGAGGAGGGGGAGTGGTATCCTCTCTGTCCATATGAGAGGGAGAGGCTCTATGCACACATGAGGTGGGCTGACGCAATAGTTATAGGAGCGGAAACTGTGATGAACACAGATATCTCCTTCATGCCTCCAGGCTCTAGGGGTAGACCCCTTAGAGCAATTATAGATCCTTCACTCAGAACAGACCCCTCAAGAAAAATCTACTCATCGAAACGGGGGCCGCTAATTGTGATGGCTGAGAAGGGAGCTCTTGAGGAAAAGAAGGAGAAGGCTAGCTTGTTGAGGGAGATTGGAGCAGAAGTAGTAGCAATGGAGGAGAGAGATGGTAGAATAAGCGCCAGGGATGTTGTTGCCTTGCTCGAATCGAGGGGGCTGGAGAAAATTCTTGTGCTGGGGGGAGGGAAGACGAACTATCATTTCTTCAGAGAGGGACTTGTAGATGAATACTATATTACGATAGTTCCCAGAATACTTGGAGGTTCAAAGTACTCTCCAGTGTCTGGCGAGGGCTTCAGATTTCCTGGGATTGAGCTGAAGCTGGTAGAGCACAAAATTTGCGAATGTGGAAACGAGATAGTGCTCAAATATGTTCTTGCTAGACGACTCTAA
- a CDS encoding DUF1947 domain-containing protein — translation MKRHFLSKKDREQLLLLLEKKLKISSLPESVEVMEDEETKCYIFNGTPAICILDNEPIPLLKWLLKSSGQKPSIPRIVVNMGAVKPIANGADLMAPGIVKIEGSFPKGSIVLVVEEERGIPIAVMRSLLSSEEVSSMKKGKVAENIHHIGDKLWKEL, via the coding sequence ATGAAGAGGCACTTCCTCTCAAAGAAGGATAGAGAGCAACTCCTTTTGCTTCTAGAAAAGAAGCTCAAGATATCATCCCTTCCGGAAAGCGTCGAGGTTATGGAGGATGAGGAAACGAAGTGCTATATATTTAATGGAACTCCAGCAATTTGCATTCTCGACAATGAGCCAATACCGCTTCTCAAGTGGCTCCTCAAAAGCAGCGGACAAAAGCCCTCCATACCGAGAATAGTAGTTAATATGGGGGCCGTGAAGCCAATAGCCAATGGAGCAGACCTTATGGCTCCAGGCATTGTGAAGATCGAGGGAAGCTTTCCAAAGGGTTCAATAGTACTAGTTGTTGAGGAAGAGAGAGGAATTCCCATAGCAGTAATGAGATCACTCCTCTCCTCCGAGGAAGTTTCGTCCATGAAGAAGGGAAAGGTTGCAGAGAACATCCACCATATTGGAGACAAGCTCTGGAAGGAGCTATAG
- a CDS encoding archaellin/type IV pilin N-terminal domain-containing protein: MGRKRFVKRGVSPIVATLLLILIAIAAAAVLYVWVSSLSSSATQFNTGNVGSAISIDAADLSTTVASLYVRNIGSSDLSGSFSIYVYNQSGSLIASGQSGSITISSGQVQQISASLTPSGGNTITPGKVYTIKVVAPTGASAIISVTAHS, from the coding sequence ATGGGGAGAAAGAGATTTGTCAAGAGGGGGGTTTCTCCAATAGTTGCAACCCTCCTCCTGATTCTCATAGCAATAGCAGCTGCAGCAGTTCTGTATGTGTGGGTCAGCAGCCTCTCATCTTCTGCAACACAGTTCAACACGGGAAACGTTGGTTCCGCTATATCCATAGATGCTGCTGATCTGAGCACGACTGTTGCTAGTCTCTACGTTAGAAACATAGGCTCCTCTGACTTAAGCGGATCTTTCAGCATCTATGTGTACAATCAGAGCGGGTCTCTCATTGCTAGCGGGCAGTCCGGGAGCATAACAATAAGCTCGGGACAGGTGCAGCAGATATCTGCCTCCCTAACACCATCTGGAGGAAACACCATAACTCCAGGAAAGGTCTACACAATAAAGGTTGTTGCCCCAACAGGAGCTAGCGCCATCATATCTGTTACGGCACACTCCTGA
- a CDS encoding flavin reductase family protein — protein sequence MLWKSVDIRDVERLLYPVKPTVITAEAEKRVGGMLAAWWTQVSFNPMLVAVAVAPERFTYRLLKNSKVFGLNFLDFKFVDKMPFLGDVSERFMRGKLERGGFRIVRGEKTGAPLIAEASAALELEKVNVLNVGDHDLFLGRVEAAYAIGDFEGGMWKLKDYSPIFYLGRTRRPARVRRFYIAAKEFLVRDLDLAGGELRSYFEDRIALRNEIAESLKSRSNPEDIARRLAEIARRRNLDDEDLMLLLDDAMREGIINEEELRRIEGELRKLL from the coding sequence TTGCTTTGGAAGAGCGTGGATATTAGGGATGTTGAGAGGCTTCTCTATCCCGTGAAGCCAACAGTCATAACTGCTGAGGCAGAAAAGAGAGTTGGAGGGATGCTAGCAGCTTGGTGGACTCAGGTCTCCTTCAATCCTATGTTAGTTGCAGTAGCGGTTGCTCCAGAGAGATTTACCTACAGGCTTCTCAAAAACTCCAAGGTCTTTGGCTTGAACTTTCTCGATTTCAAATTCGTCGATAAGATGCCTTTTCTTGGAGATGTTTCCGAGAGATTTATGAGAGGGAAGCTGGAAAGAGGGGGGTTCAGAATAGTTAGAGGGGAGAAAACTGGGGCCCCTCTCATTGCAGAAGCCTCTGCTGCACTTGAGCTTGAGAAAGTAAATGTCCTGAATGTTGGAGATCATGACTTGTTCTTGGGTAGGGTTGAGGCAGCGTATGCTATTGGGGATTTTGAGGGAGGAATGTGGAAATTAAAGGATTACTCCCCGATATTCTATCTTGGAAGGACGAGAAGGCCTGCTAGAGTTAGGAGGTTCTACATTGCGGCTAAGGAATTCCTTGTGAGGGATCTAGATCTAGCAGGAGGAGAGCTGAGAAGTTATTTCGAAGATAGGATAGCCCTAAGGAATGAGATTGCTGAGAGCCTCAAAAGTAGAAGCAATCCCGAAGATATTGCTAGGAGGCTCGCAGAGATCGCAAGAAGAAGGAATTTGGATGATGAGGATTTGATGCTCCTCTTAGACGATGCAATGAGGGAAGGGATAATCAATGAGGAAGAGTTGAGGAGGATTGAGGGAGAGTTGAGGAAGCTTCTCTAG
- a CDS encoding beta-CASP ribonuclease aCPSF1: protein MNSSNSKKASSIAKLRNSIISLVPQEAMMTSIEFEGPEIAIYVKNPGILLEQMGVIKEIARTIRKRVVIRTDPEIRKQKEEAKKTIMELVPKEAEIKAIEFDDVLGDVIIKAEKPGLVIGKGGNIRRDIIIRTGWRPVIIRAPPTSSKILDGILSQLIGESSYRKSFLRSIGERIHRDPLFKTRGVRITALGGFQEVGRSAILVETEESRVLLDAGAGPGANSFPDMAPRFDVEQLRLEELDAVVISHAHLDHVGMLPLLFKYGYNGPVYTTKATRDIMVLTQLDYLDIMTREGRMPPYTQREVKKEILHTITVDYGDVTDIAPDVRLTLYDAGHILGSAMVHLHIGNGLHNIVYTGDFKYAHTRLLSKAVDKFPRVETLIMESTYGETKLPSRSEAEANLLSIIKRTAERGGKTLIPIMSVGRGQEIMLIISEALKSGALQPMPVYIEGMVTEVTAIHTHYPELMSPSVERAIHSGENPFYNENFIVVQDRDMRMEIAEGGPSVILATSGMLNGGPSVEYLKLLAEDQRNSLVFVSFQVEGTLGRKIKDGQRELMLMNSEGKLVPLKINMEVHSVEGFSGHSDRGELLSFLENIEPKPRNIVLNHGEPSAIAQLASAIERKKHVLRWLSGARIYAPSNLDSLLLL from the coding sequence ATGAATTCAAGCAATTCGAAAAAAGCTAGCTCAATAGCAAAGCTCAGGAACTCAATAATATCCCTAGTTCCGCAAGAAGCAATGATGACTTCCATAGAGTTCGAGGGGCCAGAAATAGCTATATATGTGAAGAATCCCGGCATACTGTTGGAACAAATGGGGGTAATAAAGGAGATAGCCAGGACGATAAGGAAGAGAGTGGTCATAAGAACCGATCCAGAAATAAGAAAGCAGAAAGAGGAAGCTAAGAAGACTATAATGGAGCTTGTCCCAAAGGAGGCCGAGATAAAGGCAATTGAGTTCGACGATGTCCTCGGGGATGTTATAATAAAAGCAGAGAAACCTGGTCTTGTTATTGGAAAGGGAGGAAACATAAGGAGAGATATAATAATAAGGACTGGCTGGAGGCCAGTTATAATAAGGGCTCCACCAACTTCTTCCAAAATTCTCGACGGCATTCTATCACAGCTCATAGGAGAAAGTAGCTACAGGAAGAGCTTTCTAAGAAGCATAGGGGAAAGAATTCACAGGGATCCTCTTTTCAAAACAAGGGGGGTTAGAATAACAGCTCTGGGGGGGTTCCAGGAAGTTGGAAGATCTGCTATTCTCGTTGAAACGGAGGAGAGCAGAGTGCTCCTGGATGCAGGAGCGGGCCCAGGGGCAAACAGCTTTCCTGATATGGCTCCCAGATTCGACGTTGAGCAGCTCAGACTGGAAGAGCTAGATGCTGTTGTCATATCCCACGCTCATCTGGACCATGTTGGAATGCTTCCCCTACTGTTCAAATATGGCTACAATGGTCCCGTCTATACCACGAAGGCTACAAGGGATATAATGGTCTTGACTCAGCTGGACTATCTCGATATAATGACCAGAGAGGGTAGAATGCCCCCATACACTCAGAGGGAGGTTAAGAAGGAGATTCTCCATACGATAACGGTCGACTACGGAGATGTTACTGATATAGCTCCAGATGTGAGGCTGACTCTCTATGATGCTGGTCACATATTGGGATCGGCAATGGTTCATCTGCACATAGGAAACGGACTACACAACATAGTATACACGGGAGATTTCAAATATGCTCACACGAGGCTACTGAGCAAGGCAGTAGACAAGTTCCCGAGGGTTGAGACCCTAATAATGGAGAGCACATATGGAGAAACAAAGCTTCCCTCGAGGAGCGAGGCTGAGGCAAATCTTCTCTCCATAATAAAAAGAACTGCAGAGAGAGGAGGAAAGACTCTGATTCCAATAATGTCCGTGGGAAGAGGGCAGGAGATAATGCTCATAATATCTGAGGCTTTGAAAAGTGGGGCTCTTCAGCCAATGCCTGTCTACATAGAGGGAATGGTAACGGAGGTAACTGCAATACACACTCACTATCCCGAGCTCATGTCTCCAAGTGTCGAGAGGGCAATACATTCAGGTGAAAATCCTTTCTACAATGAGAATTTCATTGTTGTGCAGGATAGAGACATGAGGATGGAGATCGCGGAAGGTGGACCATCTGTCATACTAGCTACAAGTGGAATGCTAAACGGTGGACCGAGCGTAGAGTATTTGAAGCTACTAGCAGAGGATCAGAGGAACTCCCTGGTCTTCGTGAGCTTCCAGGTTGAGGGGACATTGGGGAGGAAGATAAAGGATGGGCAGAGAGAGCTAATGCTGATGAACAGCGAGGGAAAGCTGGTTCCTCTGAAGATAAACATGGAGGTTCACTCCGTAGAGGGGTTCAGCGGGCATAGCGATAGAGGGGAGCTGCTGTCATTTCTTGAAAACATCGAGCCTAAGCCCAGGAACATTGTACTGAATCATGGAGAGCCCTCAGCAATTGCGCAACTCGCCTCAGCCATTGAAAGGAAGAAGCACGTGCTCAGATGGCTCTCTGGAGCAAGGATATATGCTCCCTCGAACCTGGATTCCCTGCTCCTTCTATAG
- a CDS encoding 50S ribosomal protein L37e, whose amino-acid sequence MVKGTTSMGKHSRSYTHIRCRRCGRHSFNVAKGYCAACGFGRSKRIRRYSWQSKKINGIRVV is encoded by the coding sequence GTGGTAAAGGGAACAACATCGATGGGGAAGCACTCGAGGAGCTACACGCATATAAGGTGCAGGAGATGTGGAAGGCATAGCTTCAATGTTGCCAAGGGTTACTGTGCAGCATGTGGCTTCGGCAGGTCGAAGAGAATTAGAAGGTACTCTTGGCAGAGCAAGAAGATAAACGGAATTAGAGTCGTCTAG
- the ahcY gene encoding adenosylhomocysteinase: protein MPEFWIADLEKRDEGKLQLEWAERNMPVLVGLRKKYEGKKPLRGLRVAACLHVTKETGVLIRTLKAWGAEVYLAASNPLSTQDEVAAALVDEDVNLFAKRGESEEEYFRAISIIAESSPDIVIDDGGDLHAYLHEKARDKAERVRGGTEETTTGVMRLRALEREGLLLYPVIAVNDALTKHMFDNRYGTGQSTIDGLLRATNMLLAGKVLVVAGYGWVGKGIAARARGMGARVIVTEVDPVRALEAAMDGYEVMPMARAAELGDVFITATGNKDVIVWEHMKKMKDGAVLGNSGHFNVEVSVKELEENAEGWREVRKNLREYRVKGGKRLYLVGEGRLMNLVAAEGHPSEVMDMSFANQALAVKLIAESERLERRLLSVPKEVDYEIASMKLEAMGIEIDRLSEEQRKYADSWRLG from the coding sequence TTGCCGGAGTTCTGGATAGCTGACCTGGAAAAAAGAGATGAGGGGAAGCTTCAGCTGGAGTGGGCAGAAAGGAACATGCCGGTACTGGTTGGGCTGAGAAAGAAGTACGAGGGGAAAAAGCCCCTGAGAGGCTTGAGAGTTGCTGCCTGTCTTCATGTAACAAAGGAGACTGGAGTTCTGATTAGGACTCTGAAGGCTTGGGGAGCGGAGGTATACTTGGCCGCCAGCAATCCTCTATCAACACAGGATGAGGTTGCTGCTGCCTTGGTTGATGAGGATGTCAATCTGTTTGCGAAAAGAGGCGAGAGTGAGGAGGAGTACTTCAGGGCTATCTCTATAATTGCAGAGAGCTCTCCAGACATTGTAATCGATGATGGAGGAGATCTTCATGCTTACCTTCATGAGAAAGCTAGGGATAAGGCCGAAAGGGTGAGGGGGGGAACTGAGGAAACCACAACTGGGGTAATGAGGCTGAGGGCTCTGGAGAGGGAGGGGTTGCTCCTCTACCCAGTGATTGCAGTGAACGATGCATTGACGAAGCATATGTTCGACAACAGGTATGGTACTGGGCAGAGCACAATAGATGGGCTCTTGAGAGCAACGAACATGCTTCTGGCTGGAAAAGTACTTGTGGTTGCCGGGTATGGATGGGTTGGAAAAGGCATAGCAGCCAGGGCAAGAGGTATGGGAGCAAGGGTGATCGTGACGGAAGTGGATCCTGTCAGAGCCCTGGAAGCTGCTATGGATGGCTATGAGGTAATGCCCATGGCGAGAGCTGCCGAGCTAGGGGATGTTTTCATAACGGCTACGGGCAACAAGGATGTGATTGTTTGGGAGCATATGAAAAAAATGAAGGATGGAGCTGTCCTGGGGAACAGCGGACACTTCAATGTTGAGGTTAGCGTGAAGGAGCTGGAGGAGAACGCTGAGGGGTGGAGAGAGGTGAGGAAAAACCTCAGGGAGTACAGAGTAAAAGGTGGAAAGAGGCTCTACCTTGTTGGGGAGGGAAGGTTGATGAACCTAGTTGCGGCAGAGGGGCATCCCAGCGAAGTTATGGATATGAGCTTTGCAAACCAGGCACTTGCGGTAAAGCTGATTGCTGAGTCGGAGAGATTGGAGAGGAGGCTTCTTAGTGTTCCCAAGGAAGTTGATTATGAGATTGCATCAATGAAGTTGGAGGCGATGGGAATAGAAATTGATAGGCTGAGCGAGGAACAGAGAAAATATGCAGATTCATGGAGGCTGGGATGA